A stretch of Planctomycetota bacterium DNA encodes these proteins:
- the nuoK gene encoding NADH-quinone oxidoreductase subunit NuoK has product MGESFHATAGPALLAVWPISEPVSVAHYMAVGAVMFVAGVVCMAVKRNALGVLMGIELVLNGANINFVALASPYLRGLGDPSGGLGLDGQVTALFVILLAAAEAAVALAITLNFYNNHATVDVDRGEDLKG; this is encoded by the coding sequence ATGGGGGAGTCGTTTCACGCCACCGCCGGCCCCGCGCTGCTGGCCGTCTGGCCGATCAGCGAACCGGTGAGCGTCGCCCACTACATGGCGGTCGGGGCGGTGATGTTCGTCGCCGGCGTCGTCTGCATGGCGGTGAAGCGCAACGCCCTGGGCGTGCTGATGGGGATCGAGTTGGTGCTCAACGGTGCCAACATCAACTTCGTCGCCCTCGCGTCTCCTTACCTCCGCGGACTCGGCGATCCGAGCGGCGGGCTCGGGCTCGATGGGCAGGTGACGGCCCTGTTCGTGATCCTGCTGGCGGCGGCCGAGGCCGCGGTCGCCCTCGCCATCACGCTGAATTTCTACAACAACCATGCCACCGTCGACGTCGACCGTGGCGAAGACCTCAAGGGGTGA